One segment of Patescibacteria group bacterium DNA contains the following:
- the lysS gene encoding lysine--tRNA ligase encodes MKNKNNMPQQSAINPLDEKVMRLKRLEEIRSSGINPYPEKFDKRQSLAEAKAGKEGTKVQTAGRIITIRSMGKIAFCHLSDWSGKCQAVLNIMEIGEEKFKWFKDHMDMGDFVGVSGEIFTTKAGEISVLVKEYKFLGKALLPLPEKFHGLKDTDTIYRQRYLDLIVNDEAKKRFQFRSDFIRVIREFYWREKFIEVETPTFMHQATGATATPYKTHNNALDIDLFLRISHELPLKELIVGGMEKIFELGKAFRNEGVDPSHLPEHTHLEHYCAYWNFEDNIKFTEQMFDYIFDQLGLDKKIKIENREGEKQLVDFSTPWPRVNFIDLIKKDAGLDIMAYSDAKQLLKDIKKKKIEFEDMDGMSLSGLVDNLYKKVSRPKIVGPVILYHYPKYLQPLARLNDDDNNIVDQFQLIVNGWEIVKAYSELVDPIDQQERFDGQKSAKTKGEGEVMEGDDEFITALEHGAPPISGWGMGIDRTVAILTGQTNLRDVVLFPLLRPKE; translated from the coding sequence ATGAAAAATAAAAATAATATGCCTCAACAATCAGCAATCAATCCTCTGGATGAAAAAGTAATGCGTCTTAAGCGTTTGGAAGAGATTAGAAGTTCCGGCATCAATCCTTATCCGGAAAAATTTGATAAGCGGCAGAGCTTGGCCGAGGCCAAAGCTGGCAAAGAGGGGACTAAGGTTCAGACAGCCGGCCGGATTATCACTATCAGAAGCATGGGCAAGATCGCTTTTTGCCATCTATCGGATTGGAGCGGCAAATGCCAAGCCGTGTTAAATATTATGGAAATTGGCGAAGAGAAATTCAAGTGGTTTAAGGATCATATGGATATGGGGGATTTTGTCGGAGTTAGCGGGGAAATCTTTACCACCAAAGCCGGCGAGATTTCTGTCTTGGTTAAGGAATATAAATTTTTAGGCAAGGCTTTATTGCCCTTGCCGGAAAAATTCCACGGTCTTAAGGATACGGATACGATTTATCGCCAGAGATATTTGGATTTAATCGTTAATGATGAAGCCAAGAAGCGTTTCCAGTTCCGGAGCGATTTTATCCGTGTTATTCGTGAATTCTATTGGCGGGAAAAATTTATTGAGGTGGAAACCCCGACTTTCATGCATCAGGCTACCGGTGCGACTGCCACGCCGTATAAGACGCATAACAACGCCTTGGATATTGATTTGTTTTTGCGCATTTCCCATGAGTTACCGCTTAAGGAACTGATTGTCGGCGGGATGGAAAAGATTTTTGAATTGGGTAAAGCGTTTCGTAATGAGGGCGTTGATCCGTCACATCTGCCCGAGCATACCCATTTGGAGCATTATTGCGCTTATTGGAATTTTGAAGATAATATCAAATTCACCGAGCAGATGTTTGATTATATTTTTGACCAATTAGGATTGGACAAAAAGATTAAGATTGAAAACAGGGAAGGGGAGAAGCAGTTGGTTGATTTTTCCACGCCCTGGCCTCGCGTTAATTTCATTGACCTGATCAAAAAAGATGCCGGCCTGGATATTATGGCTTATAGCGATGCCAAGCAGCTTCTGAAAGATATTAAGAAAAAGAAAATTGAGTTTGAGGACATGGACGGAATGAGTTTGTCGGGGTTGGTGGATAACCTCTACAAGAAAGTTAGCCGGCCCAAAATTGTCGGACCAGTGATTCTATATCATTATCCCAAATATTTACAGCCTTTAGCACGCCTTAATGACGATGATAATAATATTGTGGATCAATTCCAGCTCATAGTTAACGGTTGGGAAATCGTTAAGGCGTATTCCGAGTTGGTTGATCCGATTGATCAGCAAGAGCGTTTTGATGGCCAGAAATCAGCCAAAACCAAGGGTGAGGGCGAAGTAATGGAAGGTGATGATGAGTTTATTACCGCATTGGAGCATGGCGCGCCACCCATTTCCGGTTGGGGTATGGGCATTGATCGGACAGTCGCAATTCTAACCGGCCAAACTAATTTGCGCGATGTGGTATTATTTCCGCTTTTAAGACCTAAAGAATAG
- the gltX gene encoding glutamate--tRNA ligase codes for MFNLFKSKVRTRFAPSPTGYVHLGSLRSALYEYLFAKQNGGTFFLRIEDTDQSREVSGAVENLLKVLKWAGIKPDEGVLLDRAGKPSEKGKFGPYTQSKRLDSYQKYAQELVNQGYAYYCFCTPERLEKLRREQEELKRPTRYDGQCKKLTAEEVKERLAKGEKHVIRMRMPENREIKFNDLIRGKVMINSKELDDQVLLKADGFPTYHLAHVVDDHLMKSTHVIRAEEWLPSTPKHIVLFEYFGWTAPVYAHLPLILNKDRSKLSKRQGDVAVEDYMKAGYLPEALINYVALLGWNPGTEQEVFSLDELIKQFSLAKVHKAGAIFDQQKLDWLNGEYIKKLSNTKFVQLARPYLENNVGALPEGFEIEKILAIEQERISKLSEAGEGIKFLFTDTMDYRPELLIWKKSDKQTALKNLSLVTEELKRLTDWSKENLEKSLLIWIKNSNLTNGAVLWPLRAALTGQEKSPTPFEIAEILGKEKTLDRIGQAIKKLS; via the coding sequence ATGTTTAATTTATTCAAATCCAAGGTTCGCACCCGTTTTGCACCCAGCCCGACCGGTTATGTTCACTTGGGGTCTTTGCGCAGCGCCCTATATGAATACTTATTCGCCAAGCAAAACGGCGGGACTTTCTTTTTGCGCATTGAGGACACGGATCAAAGCCGCGAGGTCTCGGGAGCGGTGGAGAACCTGCTAAAAGTACTAAAATGGGCGGGTATTAAGCCGGATGAGGGTGTTTTACTGGATCGGGCGGGAAAACCCTCAGAAAAGGGCAAATTTGGCCCCTACACGCAATCTAAGCGCCTAGATTCATACCAAAAATACGCCCAGGAGTTGGTTAACCAAGGTTACGCTTACTACTGCTTTTGCACTCCTGAACGACTGGAAAAGCTCAGACGGGAGCAGGAGGAACTTAAGCGTCCAACCCGCTACGACGGCCAATGTAAAAAACTCACCGCCGAAGAAGTTAAGGAGCGCCTAGCCAAGGGCGAGAAGCATGTTATCAGAATGAGGATGCCGGAGAACAGGGAGATAAAATTCAATGACTTGATCAGGGGCAAGGTTATGATCAACTCAAAAGAATTGGATGATCAGGTATTACTTAAAGCCGACGGCTTTCCCACTTATCATTTGGCTCATGTGGTTGATGACCACCTAATGAAATCAACTCACGTCATTCGCGCCGAAGAGTGGTTGCCATCAACACCCAAACACATTGTTCTGTTTGAGTACTTCGGTTGGACAGCGCCTGTTTATGCCCACCTACCTCTAATCCTAAATAAAGACAGATCCAAGCTGTCCAAAAGGCAAGGCGACGTGGCCGTAGAGGATTATATGAAGGCCGGATATCTGCCGGAAGCGCTAATAAACTACGTGGCGCTTTTGGGCTGGAATCCAGGAACCGAACAGGAGGTTTTTAGCTTAGACGAACTAATCAAGCAGTTCTCTCTCGCCAAAGTCCACAAAGCCGGAGCCATTTTTGATCAACAAAAACTTGACTGGCTAAACGGCGAATACATCAAAAAACTATCGAATACAAAATTTGTTCAACTGGCCCGGCCATACCTGGAAAATAATGTCGGGGCTTTACCTGAGGGTTTTGAAATTGAAAAAATATTAGCGATTGAGCAGGAACGCATAAGCAAGCTGTCCGAGGCGGGGGAGGGAATAAAATTCTTATTTACTGATACGATGGACTACCGGCCGGAACTACTGATTTGGAAAAAATCAGACAAGCAAACTGCCTTGAAAAATCTATCTTTGGTGACCGAAGAGCTAAAACGGCTGACTGATTGGTCTAAGGAAAATTTGGAGAAATCCCTATTAATTTGGATTAAGAATTCCAACCTGACCAACGGTGCAGTGCTCTGGCCGCTTAGAGCCGCCTTAACCGGCCAAGAAAAATCTCCAACGCCGTTTGAAATCGCTGAGATATTGGGTAAAGAAAAAACTCTGGACAGGATCGGACAGGCGATAAAAAAATTAAGTTAA
- the serS gene encoding serine--tRNA ligase, producing the protein MLDIKQLRENTEKIKEGLLKRMDKKVLESALSKILKLDNERREVLQKTEDLKSERNKASKTKPTPEIIEKMKSVGEEIKALDTQLGGIEADFELAMAELPNVPADDVLSGDKENNKVIRSSGSKPEFSFTPKDHVELATELGLIDYERGVKMSGSGFWIYKGQGALLEWALLNYFLDFHTKNGYTFILPPYLLTEKSAYTSGHLPKFRDDLFWTQDQLCLNATSEMMLGNYHRDEILDEKELPLKYCAYSACFRREAGSYRKEERGMIRGHQFNKIEMFQFTKAGESWPAFDELTRNAESLVEGLGLHFQTVQLAAGDASAAMAKTIDIEVWIPSMGIYKEVSSASNALDYQARRGNIRYKDAETGKNEYVHTLNASGLATSRLFPAILEQFQQADGSVVIPEVLRKWTGFDKIEKK; encoded by the coding sequence ATGTTAGATATCAAACAGCTCCGCGAGAATACGGAGAAAATCAAGGAGGGATTGTTAAAAAGAATGGATAAAAAGGTTCTGGAATCAGCTTTGAGCAAGATTTTAAAGTTGGATAACGAACGTCGCGAAGTTTTGCAGAAAACTGAGGACTTGAAGTCAGAACGCAATAAAGCGTCAAAAACCAAACCGACCCCGGAGATTATTGAGAAGATGAAATCGGTAGGAGAGGAGATTAAGGCCTTAGACACCCAATTAGGGGGGATTGAGGCTGATTTTGAATTGGCGATGGCTGAACTGCCGAATGTGCCGGCTGACGATGTCTTATCCGGCGATAAGGAGAATAACAAGGTCATCAGATCATCCGGCAGTAAACCGGAATTCTCTTTCACACCTAAAGATCATGTGGAGCTGGCGACTGAGCTGGGTCTGATTGACTATGAAAGAGGAGTGAAGATGTCCGGTTCCGGTTTTTGGATTTATAAGGGGCAAGGTGCATTATTAGAGTGGGCGTTGTTGAATTATTTTTTGGATTTTCATACTAAAAACGGTTATACCTTCATTTTGCCGCCATATTTATTAACCGAGAAGTCGGCCTATACCTCAGGCCATCTGCCCAAATTCCGCGATGATCTGTTTTGGACGCAAGATCAGCTTTGTCTTAATGCCACTTCGGAAATGATGCTGGGCAATTATCATCGCGATGAGATTTTGGATGAAAAAGAATTGCCGCTTAAATATTGCGCTTACTCGGCTTGTTTCCGCCGTGAAGCCGGCTCTTATCGCAAAGAGGAGAGGGGAATGATCCGCGGGCATCAGTTTAATAAAATTGAAATGTTCCAATTTACCAAGGCAGGCGAGTCTTGGCCGGCTTTTGATGAATTGACTCGCAATGCCGAGTCGTTGGTTGAGGGTTTGGGCTTGCATTTCCAGACAGTGCAATTGGCGGCCGGCGACGCTTCTGCGGCTATGGCCAAAACCATTGATATTGAGGTGTGGATTCCGTCTATGGGTATTTATAAAGAAGTCTCCTCAGCTTCTAACGCTCTTGATTATCAGGCGCGACGTGGCAATATTCGTTACAAAGACGCTGAGACAGGTAAGAATGAATATGTTCATACCCTGAATGCTTCAGGATTGGCCACCAGCCGTTTATTTCCCGCAATTCTTGAACAGTTCCAGCAAGCCGATGGCTCAGTGGTTATTCCTGAAGTTTTACGCAAATGGACGGGGTTCGACAAAATTGAAAAAAAGTAA
- a CDS encoding peptidoglycan DD-metalloendopeptidase family protein, with amino-acid sequence MEGKKIAKLIFIFCLAILAVFGTLQFTRAAEQGSNDQAAADELNKQIEAQKAKIDQLTQKITEYQTNVKYNRLEQVSLQNQLNILSNQIGKTNLDIQIKEEEVKEVQLEIERTNINIKKNEGLMENEKNKLANVLRLIARYDDKDYISILLGNNSFSEFFDQIKYSEDIRSDLQKTLNRLQELSDKLVDQKKELDQSKQQLADTLNKLEDEKSILNDKQQEKNYLITETKKSESKFQTLITDLKKEQAAANAQVAALEKKLRDQLSKKGEKERFNQLGTAALSWPTASQRLTSIFHDPEYPYRYLFEHSGIDIGVKTGTPVKAADTGYVATIGRNTKWYGNYIMIIHGNNISTLYAHLSSINVGSDEYVTKGQLIGLSGSTGFSSGPHLHFEVRANGVPVDPLNYLP; translated from the coding sequence ATGGAAGGCAAAAAAATCGCAAAATTAATATTTATCTTCTGCCTAGCAATCTTGGCTGTTTTTGGCACTCTTCAATTTACCCGAGCGGCAGAACAGGGGAGTAATGATCAAGCGGCCGCCGATGAACTTAACAAGCAAATAGAAGCGCAAAAAGCCAAAATAGACCAACTGACCCAAAAAATTACCGAATACCAAACCAATGTAAAATACAATCGTTTAGAACAAGTCAGCTTACAAAACCAACTAAACATACTGAGCAACCAAATAGGCAAAACCAATTTAGATATCCAAATCAAAGAAGAGGAAGTCAAAGAAGTCCAACTGGAAATTGAACGCACTAATATTAACATCAAAAAGAATGAGGGGTTAATGGAAAATGAAAAAAACAAATTAGCCAACGTTTTGCGCCTAATAGCTCGATATGATGATAAAGACTATATTTCCATACTCTTGGGCAACAACTCTTTTTCCGAATTTTTTGACCAAATAAAATATTCCGAGGACATTAGAAGCGACCTGCAAAAAACGCTTAATCGCTTGCAAGAATTAAGCGACAAATTAGTTGACCAAAAAAAAGAGTTGGATCAAAGCAAACAGCAACTGGCCGATACCCTGAATAAATTAGAAGATGAGAAATCAATATTAAACGATAAACAACAAGAAAAAAATTACCTGATTACAGAAACCAAGAAGTCAGAAAGTAAATTTCAGACATTAATTACCGATCTAAAAAAAGAGCAAGCCGCGGCCAATGCCCAGGTTGCCGCATTAGAAAAAAAGCTTCGTGATCAATTATCTAAAAAAGGAGAAAAAGAACGCTTTAATCAATTGGGAACGGCAGCCCTAAGCTGGCCGACCGCCAGCCAGCGTTTAACTTCCATTTTTCATGATCCTGAATATCCTTACCGCTATCTATTTGAGCATTCCGGCATTGATATCGGCGTCAAAACCGGTACTCCAGTCAAAGCTGCCGATACCGGCTATGTGGCGACTATCGGCCGAAATACCAAATGGTACGGCAATTACATCATGATTATCCATGGCAACAATATTTCCACGCTTTACGCTCATCTAAGCTCCATTAATGTAGGTAGCGACGAGTATGTCACTAAAGGCCAATTAATCGGCTTATCCGGTAGTACTGGCTTTTCCTCCGGACCGCATCTGCACTTTGAAGTCAGAGCCAATGGAGTCCCAGTTGATCCACTTAATTATTTGCCATAA
- a CDS encoding peptidylprolyl isomerase, protein MKKSYLLIALIIFSFALTGCGIQQEAKVSVPAGSVAVISRTVTESPIVNSNNASSSQATSSAITNKIFSMPEMIIDQNKTYTAVLHTNQGDITVALNAKATPIAVNNFVYLARNNFYDNTVFHRVIKDFMIQGGDPKGDGTGGPGYNFADEKFTGEYTRGTLAMANSGPNTNGSQFFIMHADVPLQKDYVIFGHVTKGLEAVDKIATAKTTLGADGAMSKPVTPVKINSIEIIEK, encoded by the coding sequence ATGAAAAAGAGTTATTTATTAATCGCTTTAATTATTTTTTCCTTTGCTTTGACCGGCTGTGGCATTCAGCAGGAAGCTAAAGTTTCTGTGCCGGCCGGGAGCGTTGCGGTTATTAGTCGGACAGTAACAGAATCGCCAATCGTTAATTCGAATAATGCCAGTTCCAGCCAAGCAACTTCATCTGCCATAACTAATAAAATATTTTCTATGCCGGAAATGATTATTGATCAAAACAAAACCTACACCGCTGTTTTACACACCAACCAGGGCGATATTACTGTCGCCTTAAACGCCAAAGCTACGCCGATCGCAGTTAATAATTTTGTCTATTTGGCCAGGAATAATTTTTATGATAATACGGTATTCCATCGCGTCATTAAGGATTTCATGATCCAGGGTGGCGATCCCAAGGGCGATGGCACCGGCGGGCCGGGCTATAATTTTGCCGATGAGAAGTTTACCGGCGAATATACCCGCGGCACCTTGGCCATGGCTAATTCCGGCCCCAATACCAATGGCTCGCAATTCTTCATTATGCACGCCGACGTGCCCTTACAGAAAGACTATGTTATCTTCGGCCACGTCACTAAGGGGTTGGAAGCGGTGGATAAAATTGCCACAGCTAAGACGACCTTGGGCGCTGATGGCGCCATGAGCAAACCAGTTACCCCAGTCAAGATTAATTCCATAGAAATAATTGAGAAATAA
- a CDS encoding histidine phosphatase family protein: MGKIFIVRHGQDTDNVAKILNGRRDTELTDLGREQAKATAQKLAAAYSIKIIYSSPLKRCYETARIIAEFLHVDEIIVDEHLIEREFGILTGKPLADIPKYTDKILHSDGVNYFLEAEGTEDFSSAYERGKKILDEIKERHPQDNILIVTHGDTGKMIRAAFHDWGWEKGLMMPYFDNASVLELFNTQDIIN, from the coding sequence ATGGGGAAAATATTCATCGTGCGGCATGGGCAAGATACTGATAATGTGGCCAAGATATTAAACGGCCGCAGGGACACGGAATTGACTGATTTGGGCCGGGAACAGGCCAAGGCAACCGCTCAAAAACTTGCTGCTGCTTACAGTATTAAAATAATTTATTCATCGCCGCTTAAGAGGTGTTACGAAACCGCCCGGATTATTGCCGAATTTTTGCATGTAGATGAAATTATAGTTGATGAGCATTTAATAGAAAGGGAGTTTGGAATTTTAACCGGCAAACCATTAGCCGATATACCAAAGTATACGGATAAAATTTTGCATAGCGACGGGGTGAATTATTTTTTGGAAGCAGAGGGCACCGAGGATTTTTCCTCTGCTTATGAGAGAGGAAAAAAGATTTTGGATGAGATAAAAGAGAGGCATCCCCAAGATAATATTTTAATCGTTACTCATGGCGATACCGGCAAGATGATTCGCGCCGCCTTTCATGATTGGGGCTGGGAAAAAGGATTAATGATGCCGTATTTTGATAATGCTTCAGTTTTGGAGCTTTTTAACACGCAGGATATCATCAATTAA
- the pheT gene encoding phenylalanine--tRNA ligase subunit beta, with the protein MNLNISYNWLKSYVKTSLTPQEFAKKISLSGPSVDRINVVKPNFSKVVVGQIKKIDQHPNADKLHVCKVNVGKDELQIVCGAPNIKEGQKVPVVLVGGKVGEFEIKEAKLRGLESFGMMCSQKELGLGEDHTGIYILPADAKVGEPLEKAMPMDDAVLDIEITSNRPDAMSVIGIAREASAILDSKFLYQTPKPNLTIKGVKKNLKVKVQESRLCPRYSAIIMTDAKVSPSPLWMQQRLLASGLRPINNLVDITNYILLEFGQPMHVFDYEKLSGAEINIRKAKKGERILALDGEEYELSADQLVIADKQNPVAVAGVMGGELSAAASGTKTIVFECANFNPVSVRKTSRTLNLRSESSALYEKGISPENVTAAMLRAIELAQELCSAKVAGKLIDEKSYKYQDKEIVLAQERVDSALGVKIKPAEIKKNLEALGFKVSAKQNKFKVTIPWWRDNDMEGQHDLIEEIARMHGYQNLPTELMSGVLPQAAAAANFALEDRIKDILAGFGLTEVYTYSFISEKQILGAGLKLADHIKIANPLSADFEYMRRSLLPGVLQIIADNQGFFPAGKLFDLSQVYLPLGPNDLAAERFKLLVACYGINLEDAAVDARGVLDGLAQRLYLPALSFRSEHSETEESVNKIYCGDTELGKIYIVKNKILSAFSIKKAVAVVELDFDAVASLAKSAPTYRPIPKFPAIELDLSMEIDNVVTFAEVANVASDAGAPLIDKVDFLSVYQGEKITEGKKALAIRIVYRDLNKTLELTEAQKAHDKVVAELKKSYNISVR; encoded by the coding sequence ATGAATTTAAATATCTCTTACAACTGGCTAAAGTCGTATGTCAAAACCAGTTTGACACCCCAAGAATTTGCCAAAAAGATTTCTTTGTCTGGCCCCTCGGTTGATCGCATTAATGTCGTTAAACCGAATTTTAGTAAAGTTGTTGTCGGCCAAATCAAAAAAATTGATCAGCATCCTAATGCGGACAAACTTCATGTCTGCAAAGTTAATGTTGGCAAGGATGAGTTGCAGATCGTCTGCGGGGCGCCCAACATCAAAGAAGGCCAGAAAGTTCCAGTGGTCTTGGTCGGCGGCAAAGTCGGCGAATTTGAAATCAAAGAAGCTAAGCTTCGCGGCTTAGAAAGTTTTGGCATGATGTGCAGCCAAAAAGAATTGGGGTTGGGCGAGGATCACACCGGAATTTATATCTTGCCGGCGGATGCCAAAGTCGGCGAGCCGTTAGAGAAGGCCATGCCCATGGATGATGCGGTTTTGGATATTGAAATCACTTCCAACCGTCCCGATGCCATGAGCGTTATCGGCATTGCCCGAGAAGCATCCGCGATTTTAGACAGCAAGTTTTTATACCAGACGCCTAAGCCGAATTTAACTATCAAAGGCGTTAAAAAGAATTTAAAGGTAAAAGTGCAAGAATCCAGGCTGTGTCCGAGATACTCGGCTATAATCATGACCGATGCCAAAGTCAGTCCGTCGCCATTATGGATGCAACAGCGCTTGCTCGCTTCCGGTTTGCGCCCGATCAATAATTTAGTGGATATCACGAATTATATTTTATTGGAATTCGGCCAGCCCATGCATGTTTTTGATTATGAGAAATTGTCTGGCGCGGAAATCAATATCCGCAAAGCCAAGAAAGGCGAAAGAATTTTGGCGCTTGACGGCGAAGAGTATGAATTATCCGCCGATCAGCTGGTAATCGCCGATAAGCAGAATCCGGTGGCGGTGGCCGGCGTCATGGGCGGAGAATTGTCAGCCGCGGCTTCAGGTACCAAAACTATAGTCTTTGAGTGCGCTAATTTTAATCCGGTTTCAGTCAGGAAGACCTCCAGAACCCTGAATTTGCGTTCTGAGAGCTCTGCTTTATATGAGAAGGGAATTAGCCCGGAAAATGTCACCGCCGCCATGTTGCGCGCCATTGAGTTGGCTCAGGAACTCTGCAGCGCCAAAGTTGCCGGCAAATTGATTGACGAAAAATCATACAAATACCAAGATAAAGAAATTGTTTTGGCGCAAGAGCGGGTTGATTCCGCCTTGGGCGTCAAGATTAAGCCGGCAGAAATCAAGAAAAATCTGGAAGCCCTGGGTTTTAAAGTGTCAGCCAAGCAGAATAAATTCAAAGTAACGATTCCCTGGTGGCGCGATAACGACATGGAGGGCCAGCATGATTTGATTGAGGAAATCGCCCGTATGCACGGCTACCAGAATCTGCCGACGGAATTAATGTCCGGCGTCTTGCCTCAAGCCGCCGCTGCCGCTAACTTTGCGCTGGAAGATAGGATTAAGGATATCCTGGCCGGTTTCGGCTTAACCGAGGTTTATACTTATTCTTTCATTTCCGAAAAGCAAATCTTGGGCGCGGGCTTGAAGCTGGCTGATCATATTAAGATCGCCAATCCTTTAAGCGCCGATTTTGAATATATGCGTCGTTCGCTTTTACCCGGCGTCTTGCAGATTATCGCCGATAATCAGGGATTTTTTCCGGCCGGCAAACTGTTTGATTTGAGCCAGGTGTATCTGCCTTTGGGCCCGAATGATTTGGCTGCTGAGAGATTTAAGCTATTAGTGGCTTGCTATGGCATTAATCTTGAAGATGCGGCCGTCGATGCTCGGGGGGTTTTGGATGGCTTAGCCCAAAGATTATATCTGCCCGCCTTGTCATTCCGATCAGAACATAGCGAAACAGAGGAATCGGTTAATAAAATTTATTGCGGTGATACGGAGTTGGGGAAAATTTATATTGTTAAAAATAAAATCTTGTCCGCTTTCAGCATCAAGAAAGCCGTGGCCGTGGTGGAATTGGATTTTGATGCCGTAGCCTCCTTGGCCAAATCCGCTCCGACCTATCGCCCGATTCCGAAATTTCCGGCAATTGAATTGGATTTATCGATGGAGATTGATAATGTGGTCACTTTTGCCGAGGTGGCTAATGTTGCTAGTGATGCCGGCGCGCCATTGATTGATAAAGTTGATTTCTTATCGGTTTATCAGGGCGAGAAGATTACGGAGGGTAAGAAGGCCTTGGCGATTAGGATTGTTTATCGTGATTTAAATAAAACACTGGAATTAACAGAAGCGCAAAAAGCTCATGATAAAGTTGTCGCCGAATTAAAAAAGAGTTATAATATAAGTGTAAGATAA
- a CDS encoding tyrosine-type recombinase/integrase — protein sequence MKKSSEPLIKHINDFLDYIEVEKGLSPVSAKNYHNFLKVFIVWLKDNNLSQIKPHELDSKHIWDFRLYLSHKKDQKGQYLKKTTQSYYLRALRQLLNYFTEKDISSLPAEKIKLPKLTDKDRQIKFFSYSQVEHLLSMPDLNDISGLRDRVILEVFFSTGMRVSELTSLNLKQFDIRGILNNKIKDLELSIAGKGGKVRTIYFSPRAIKYLALYLKVRQEDMLIPLFINYSRNTGDKGERRLTPRAIENLVKKYTIMAGLPINATPHTLRHSYATDLLEQGADLRSVQELLGHSNVATTQIYTHVTNPRLRDVYKKFHSGSR from the coding sequence ATGAAAAAGTCTTCGGAACCATTAATTAAGCATATCAATGACTTTTTAGATTATATTGAAGTGGAAAAAGGCCTTTCCCCTGTTTCCGCTAAGAATTATCACAATTTTCTCAAAGTGTTTATTGTTTGGCTCAAAGATAATAATCTATCTCAGATTAAACCCCATGAGTTGGATAGCAAGCATATTTGGGACTTCCGCCTCTACTTGTCGCATAAAAAGGATCAGAAAGGCCAATATTTAAAAAAAACCACTCAGAGCTATTATTTGAGGGCCTTAAGGCAATTATTGAACTATTTTACTGAGAAGGATATCAGTTCCCTGCCGGCGGAAAAAATTAAATTACCTAAATTGACTGATAAAGACAGACAAATAAAATTTTTTTCTTATAGTCAGGTTGAGCATTTGTTATCGATGCCGGATTTAAACGATATTTCCGGTTTGCGTGATCGGGTTATTTTGGAAGTCTTTTTTTCTACCGGTATGCGTGTCTCCGAGTTAACTTCGCTTAACTTGAAGCAATTTGATATTAGGGGAATTTTGAATAATAAAATCAAGGATTTGGAATTATCAATAGCCGGCAAGGGCGGCAAGGTCAGGACTATTTATTTTTCGCCTCGAGCCATTAAATATTTAGCTTTATATCTAAAAGTGCGTCAAGAAGACATGCTCATTCCCCTATTTATTAATTATAGTCGCAATACCGGCGATAAAGGCGAGCGTCGTTTAACTCCTAGGGCAATTGAAAATCTGGTTAAGAAGTATACGATTATGGCTGGACTGCCGATTAATGCTACGCCCCATACCCTTAGGCATAGTTACGCCACTGATTTATTGGAGCAAGGGGCTGATCTAAGATCAGTTCAAGAGTTATTGGGCCATAGTAATGTGGCCACCACTCAAATCTATACTCACGTTACTAATCCTCGGCTAAGAGATGTCTATAAAAAATTTCATAGTGGCAGTAGATAA
- a CDS encoding GIY-YIG nuclease family protein, producing the protein MTKWFNDADWDDKTHSMTKYYYLYIMASESGTLYVGMTNNLGRRVWEHKNEIIEGFTKKYGCKRLVYYEYGQDINGTIAREKQIKKWNRKKKEFLIKTINPKWIDLSKEIFGF; encoded by the coding sequence ATGACAAAATGGTTTAATGACGCCGATTGGGATGACAAAACGCACTCTATGACCAAATATTACTATTTGTATATTATGGCTTCCGAATCGGGAACTTTATATGTGGGGATGACTAATAATCTTGGACGCCGGGTCTGGGAGCATAAGAATGAAATTATAGAGGGATTTACTAAAAAATACGGTTGCAAAAGGTTAGTTTATTACGAATACGGACAGGATATTAATGGAACTATCGCCAGAGAAAAGCAAATTAAGAAATGGAATAGGAAAAAGAAAGAATTTTTAATCAAGACGATTAATCCAAAATGGATTGATTTAAGTAAAGAGATATTCGGTTTTTAA